A single genomic interval of Trichosurus vulpecula isolate mTriVul1 chromosome 6, mTriVul1.pri, whole genome shotgun sequence harbors:
- the PDGFRL gene encoding platelet-derived growth factor receptor-like protein: MPRSRGPRLVPPLLLLLLLLPEALSTAAGHAPAKSKRAKEPGENKIKPANKRGKPTLAPGKDRDSVASMPKTSSIMMQVMEKGRFQKPAATLSLAAGQTLELRCKGNKVDWNYPEYLDTFKDSRLSVKQHDRYGQLILVNATAADTGEYSCWMQVCTGYVCRKDDTRSGATYIFFTEKGELFVPSPNYFGVVYLHPDREAIVPCRVTVPSAKVTLHREFPAKQIQSNGSIVYDVKRGFVYLHPQPDHQGVVYCRAEAHGAPQISIKYQLLYVEVPSGPPSTTIVASSNKVNGGDDITVLCTVLGEPDVEVEFRWLYPGLKDERPVTIQDTWRLVSRGLGRTTRLSQSILTLQDFETIDTGYYMCTAQNPRGQTTVATTVQFP, from the exons CTGCTGGCCATGCACCTGCTAAGAGCAAGAGGGCCAAGGAGCCTGGAGAGAACAAAATCAAGCCGGCCAATAAGCGAGGGAAGCCGACCCTGGCCCCCGGGAAGGACAGGGACTCTGTGGCCTCCATGCCCAAGACCTCATCCATCATGATGCAGGTGATGGAAAAGGGGCGCTTCCAGAAACCAGCTGCCACCCTGAGCCTGGCTGCCGGCCAGACTCTGGAGCTGAGATGTAAAGGGAACAAGGTGGACTGGAATTACCCCGAGTACCTGGACACCTTTAAGGACTCCCGGCTCAG TGTGAAGCAACACGACCGGTATGGACAGCTGATCCTGGTGAACGCCACGGCGGCAGACACCGGGGAATACAGCTGCTGGATGCAGGTGTGCACTGGCTACGTGTGCAGGAAGGATGACACCAGGTCCGGTGCCACTTACATCTTTTTCACAG AGAAAGGAGAGCTCTTTGTGCCTTCTCCCAACTACTTCGGTGTGGTCTACCTCCATCCAGACAGAGAAGCCATTGTCCCTTGCCGGGTGACCGTCCCATCAGCCAAGGTCACCCTACACCGGGAGTTCCCAGCCAAACAGATCCAAAGCAACGGGAGCATCGTTTATGACGTGAAGAGGGGCTTTGTCTACCTGCACCCTCAGCCTGACCACCAAGGGGTGGTCTACTGCCGGGCAGAGGCCCACGGGGCCCCCCAGATTTCCATCAAATACCAGCTGCTCTACGTGGAAG TTCCCAGCGGGCCTCCATCCACCACCATTGTGGCCTCCTCCAACAAAGTGAATGGCGGGGACGACATCACGGTCCTGTGCACCGTCCTGGGTGAGCCCGATGTGGAGGTGGAATTCCGGTGGCTATACCCGGGGCTTAAG GACGAAAGGCCTGTGACGATCCAGGACACATGGAGACTGGTCAGCCGAGGCCTCGGGCGCACCACGCGACTGTCCCAGAGCATCCTCACGCTGCAGGACTTTGAGACCATCGACACCGGCTACTACATGTGCACAGCCCAAAACCCGCGCGGGCAGACCACCGTAGCCACCACCGTGCAGTTTCCCTGA